In Mastomys coucha isolate ucsf_1 unplaced genomic scaffold, UCSF_Mcou_1 pScaffold9, whole genome shotgun sequence, the genomic window ACATGAGTAACTTCTTCTTTCACCCTCCCAGTGAGAACCGAGTGGGTCAGATTTGAAGGGTACAGTGACTCGGAAGAAACTGAACACTTGGAAAGTAAAAGCAAACCGTagaattttttctattttgctaTAAATAGACATTGAAAGTTAGTTTTCCAAGTCTACccaataatacaaaataataatctAAAACTGCCAATaggcttgtttcttgggtctgtaAGATAGATATGATTATAGTAGGCGTCTGTTTCATTACAATGAAAGCTTGGTGGAACGTGTGGTTGCCGCCTTCAGGTAACTTCGGTTTCACTGGTGAATTCTCTGGCTGTTTTCTTACCTGTCTCACCTGTAGCTGAAGGCTCTGGAAACCAGAGATGCCTGAAACTACTCAGCCACCATTAGCATGAAAGGACTCGTGATCTGGCAATTTCTGGTCTTTATGTAGAAAATTATTTCTCTGATTATGGAAGAGTCTATTTCTGATTGATTTCTTATTCACTGCCACCTACATGCCAATCACTCAAATGGTCTTTCCAGTTCTGTTTTTCAGTCATTGTCCCAAATGACACTGCAGCACTTGCTTACAAAtggctctcccttctccctcttgtgtgtgtatgtgaacgcacatgcacgtgtgcacactcgtgagtgggggtggggtgtataGACCACTAGTGATGCACATGGCAAGGGttcccttctgcctcttccaAGGGAGATGTCTGATCCCTCCCTGGCTTCTCagtactttttttcctttgtattcacTGTTTGATATTAAACTGGGAGACTAGCCAGCTTTAGGACGATGAGTCATATACTCTTTTTGATATAGAAGCGCTAACTAAGACTTGCAGAAGCGTGAAATGTCTGTTCTTGTAAGACACAGCTGTGGACTGAGGTAGCTTCTGGTGGCTTGGTGCAGCTGCCACTGGCACTGTTGGGTTTCTTGTGACTGAAATCTACACCAGATGAGAAACATTCATTGTCCATTCTGTACTGATAGGCTGGGGTCCGCGTCTGTAGCAGTAGAAACGTGCACAGGTGATTTTAAGACACTTAACCTTTGCCCAGTTCTCTCTTCTTCTGACGCCTCTTTGATGAGGTCAGCTCATCCAAGTAGCTActctctcctgttctccctccctccctccttccctccctccctccttccctccctcattctgTTCTAGTCTGACACgtgtcctcagtttctctttAGTTCTGTCAGTGTTCACAGTGTCGCTTTGAAGGCCAGCTCCTCCATGCTGACTGCCATGTTGATTCTGTGCAGTCTTTTGAGACCTGAAGCCCTGCGAGCGTCCCACACTGCATTGGTTTCCCTGGCAGTGACCACTGCTTACATTAGAGGCTTGTGGGCCGCTGCAGGCAAGAGTGGGCATCTGTGCTCCAGACTCGTCTCATCTGTGCCTTGGACTTCTCAGAGTGTATGGGTTCTAAACGTTGGGCTCATCGATGGCTTTCGGCCATCTTCTGGTTCACCTTATGGCTTGTTTAGCCTTTGATTTGATAATAGCCCCCTCATCTTCGAAAATTGATGGAATTGATATCTTTACCATATTTCTTCAGTCTTTATGTAGCTAAAACTGCATTCTTTTTGTCTTTAGTGGTGTGTAGGTAGAAACAGATGTATGTGTTCAGTCTACCTCACTTGGTCAGAAGTAGTTTTTAACAGCTACTTAAACATGTGAATTCCTGATAAGAATCCTATGGCTTCATGAAATTATCTAAACCAAGAATCAAACAAGAAGTTCCCACATGTGTCTAGTGCATAAACTTTGAGACAACTAGTTCCATGATTGGGAAACATaagttatttgtatttcttagaCAGGAACtacaaacatttttcttaggCCTACTCTCTCCTGGGTTCCAGACCCTATTTCCCCTTGGCTCCTGGGTCACCATCCTTTCCCAAAACCAACTGTCTCTCACCAGGCAGCCATAGCATCTGATTGGTTAATGACTTTACCTTCCACATTCCCACCTGGAAAGCTGAGAGTCACCCTACCTGCCATACTTGCCCCCGGCCATCACCTctatctccctctgtctgtccttcctacTTCCTCTCCTGGAATCTTGTACATCGTCAGTGACCTTCCTAAGTAAAACACACACCCCATTTGATCCCCAGCTACCAGGAATCCCAGTCTCCCTGTAGCCTGCCAGGCCCCATCCCCTTTCAACCCATTCCCCCATTGCTACCTCTCTGCAGCCCCCTCCACACCCTCCACCCTCGGACTGTGCTGCCAGTTGGCTCCAGAATGACATAGAGCCCTGGCATGGCTGCCTCATGACCCAGGCATTTGTCTGGTCATTTCCTCTTCACAAATGTTCTCCCCCCTTGTACCATGTAAATGCCTTGTTTCTCAAGGTCCAGCGTGGATCTTGTGCTCTCAGATATGcccctcagcttctttctccGAACAGTCATCCTGTATGTGTATCCTGTTACATCAGATAGCATACactcccccctcaccccccccttCATCCCTCCTCAGTCACTGAAAGCAGGGACTCTGACTCATTTGTCTTTGTAACTTTAGTTCCTGGCCTTTCACAGTTCTTGTTGAATAaagatggataaatgaatgggAGAGTAAccaaagagaatttttaaaattttagtttgtaTCCTTCTGGTCAAAATGTATTACTAgtcctttaaaaaatgttagcaatttttatttttaaaattattgtgtatgtgtgtgtgagagagagagaagggggagagagggggatgggggTGACTGAAGGtgcatgtgtgaaagtcagagacaACTGTGTGGACTTGGTGCTCACATGGATGGGCCTGGCAttgtgtggcacatgcctttactgcAGAGTCCCCTTGCCCACACTGGCAGCAAGTTTAAGTGTTGAAAGTGACCCACATCTCCCTCCTCATTGGCCAGGGCCCACTCCATTAGTAATTCTGTTTGTCCTCCTGCTCCCTTTCTGTTACTGAATTGTCACTAGTGAGACTATAACAAAGTTAGCCTCACATAGAGACGATGTGTAAGGAGTTTAGAGGGGATGCTGCTGTGGGGCAGGAGCTACAGGAGTACGGGGATACCACAGGCCTTAGACATACAACCCGCCTTATTTGCCAAATATTTTTCCCTCTGTGCCGCTTGAACTCCGTCAGGCCTTTCTCACAGCTCCTGGGGGCTCGCTGAAGAAGGCTCCATGATGCCACCATTTGAACACCTTTCTTGGGGATCTCTGCACTGTAATGTGCCAGCCTGGAGCTGTGGTGAGCCTTGCTTGCTTCCGGGACTTGGTTCCAGTGCCTGAAGAGCACACGCACAGACGGCGGAGCTTGCTGCCTCAGAGACTGACTCACATCTCTGATCAGTACGCTCTGCACCCTAGCAGAGGGCTGGGAGGGTCAGTCTCCACTCCAGACTAGACCTAGACACCCTGCACCAGCTCTAGGCTCTACCACATTTAGGCTGTGGTGTGGATTTCGACTCCTGGGTCTTTCTCCACCTGTAAAGCAGGTGGGTTTGGATGATTGTGAAGGTTCTGCTGAGCtggtcttcctcctcccctccgtACCATCCATCCCAGGTCTCATATCCATTGCTTTAGAACTCTGAATACAGCTCTGGGAAGAGGTACATAATATGCTGATAAGCTGTTTCTTTGCCCATCCTCCATTTGTGAAGGAAAATCCTGGACAAATCGTATCTTAAGGCTATCAAAACAAAATGGTTCCCAGAGTTTGTTTCCTCTGTAAAATTCTGACTAATTAGTAGTTAGAGGAAACCCTTGGGCGGAGCTCCACAACcagtgcccagagaggccatcaGACCGAGTGAGTCAGAGCAGAAGAGTTCACACTGAGCATGCGCAGGTGGCACAGCGTTACCTTTGCAGTGTGCGCTCTCACCTGAGTCTGCGCTGTACTGGGCACTCAGTGGCTGTGGCCCACCCTCCAGTTTATCTTcacctttgtaaaaaaaaaacagttcagttAAGTTTGTCCACTTTAAGGTCACTAAGAGACTGACAGTCATGGCCCTTGTTGATTCTATGTACGTAGAAAAAAATGGGCTGATCTGGTCCCCCTGCCTCATCTCTGCTGCTCCCCACTGCTCCCTCAGGAATTTCTCGTGAAATGTTAGGTTGAAGTGACTATTTTTAAGGTGTAAGGAGCTCAAATCATCTATTTCCATGGCTGcataaaagtaaagaagaaatactGTTCATTTTTGATAGGAGATGTGCGTGAAGTCCTTGAAATAGAACCATAATCAGGACAACTTTTCACTTCAGATGTTTCTTACAGAATGTCATTTAGCTTCTAAATCTGGGGTGCCATtttcatctatggctcctgattttcATAATCTACCACCATTTAGCAGAAGTGGTATTTATGAAGAAATTTGGCTTCAGAATGATTATTCTGTaggagatgtaaaaaaaaaaaaaatgttaaccaTTTTAATCATATTGCGGAGAGGCTTTGAGGGGCCCCCACTGCAGGGGCCCTTGAATAGGGTTCTCTCACCACCTTCCTCACAGCTCGGGAGCTGTGGAGCGGTCTTCTAGCCCCACTGTTTTGCCTTTCCCAGGGTATCTTGTAAGTGGGACCATGTAGTTTGCAGCCTTTTGCCTTTAATGGCTTGCACTCACTGGGTTAAACTTGAGATTCATTCCCGCTCTTAGCCTGTTTCTCTTACTGCTTAGTGGTAGACCCATTAGATTAGCTGCTAGGACACGGTTATCTGTCTTCCAGCCAAGTGACATGGTGCTTATGATAGAGCCACCGCAAATGTGCACATACAGATTTGAATTCATAACTTGCCTGGGATTACTGGCCTTGATGCAAGGTGTGTGTCTAACTGTTCAAAAGCCATTATGGCATTGTACATTCCCACCACCAACAGATGAGTCGTCTGttgccccacaccccacaccccgaGTGTTGGTGCGCTGTTTTCACAAAAAGTCTGGAAGGTTTGATTTTTAACCATGCTCTGTATATACAGGTGTGTTGTATAGTAGCATCTTATAGCTTCGGTTTACATTTTTGTAATGATTGATTCGGCTTagtattttttcacatttatttagatagaaaatatataaaagtaatatatatatacaatatacttaTTTAGTATattgtattataattatatacaatatataatgtaattatatatacatatataattatgtgtatatgtatgtatatatacatatgtgtgtatgtatatatatatgtgtatatatatatatatatatatatatatatatatatgcacatgcacacacacaacagtcTTAGCTCATTTCTTGTCTTGGCTGTTGAGTTTTGTTCTGAGCCCATTACCATTAACTTGCTTCCAATATTCTTGTGGCATTAACTTCAGAGAATAATTTCAATAGCAGCCCAGttgccagcttttttttttttttcttcttcatggaTTGTAGTTTTAGGATCATATTTAAGAAGTGTTCCCTAATCTACAGAGTAAATGATTTCTCCTGGGTTTTCATACAGAAGTGTTCTAGTTCAGGATTTTACATTTATTCCATGATCTGTTTGTGGCTaatgttttgtatgtgtgaggAATAGTTTGAggtggtatttctttttttctttttctgctattTAATTTTGACTTTGTCCAATTGGCCCAGGACCAAGGAGCATTTATTGATCATTTACCAGTTCTTCACAGAATTCTTACACTGGTGTGGAAAATCAACGTGCCATTATGCATTGATCTAACTTTTTCTTTCGTAACCATAAGTGTATTTCTGAAACTGTTTCCTGCCTGCAGTTGTTTCCAAGTAGAAGGACAGCTGGAGACtgctgtccctctgtgtgtgacCAGTCGCTGTCTGTGGCCGTTCCTTAAGGCATTCTATCCTGGCTGTCAGCAGGATCATCTCGTGTGCACTCTTAGGTTCAGTGGTTATTGGTGTAATGATGTTTGGGGAAGCTGCTATTATTTCCTAAAATAGTTCTCCACCTTGACCTGTTTTCTAGGGATCCAGGGACTGAAACTGTCCCCCATAGGCTGGTCTCCTGCTGGGGCCAGTGCTCTCCCTCAGTCCTTTCTTTatcttaaccatttttttctcgGTGGCTCACTTGGAATAGAGTTTGCTGTACAAGTAGGGCTAACACTACTGCCCTTGGATCCGCTGCCTCATCCCGTCTAGTATAGTTTTCTTCTCAAATATTGTAGTTTCCATTTTAACTTAATctgaattttcattgtttttttacaCCCGTCTTTAATATCCTAATGTCCTTGCCTACCTTTGACCATATAAAACACAGTTAATAGTCTCTAATTAATAGTCcttgtcagctgggcagtggtggcgcacgcctttaatcccagcacttgggaggcagaggcaggcggattNNNNNNNNNNNNNNNNNNNNNNNNNNNNNNNNNNNNNNNNNNNNNNNNNNNNNNNNNNNNNNNNNaaaaaaaaaaaaaaaaaaaaaaaaaaatagtccttgTCTTAGGATTCTATTGCCTTTGTTGTATGCAGCTCTAGCTGTGGTCTCCCCTGCCCACTGCTTTTCTTGATTTCAGTGTCCAGCATATTgtacaaaatatctaaaaatgttATTCTAGCTTTGCACTAGGGAGAGAATTTGGCCAAGTGAGGACTGGCCAGTGCAGCCCCTTCCTCTCAGAACCGTAAGACCTTTGTCTCTATGGTCTTGTGGCAGCGGTAGAAAAAACTGTTTTCTCTGCTGTTACTGTTCTGTTTGTAACTTGCCTTTTCTATCTGTGAGCTTTGGCAATGCCTTTCCATCCCTCAGTTGTTGTGCCCTGTGACGACGACCAGATGACCAGCTTTGAtgatttgtttgggtttgggttttggtttgcaGTTGCAGGTCTTTATCATCTCGTCTCACCTGGGGACTCCTGCTTTAGAGGATTATCTGGTAACTGCCTTCTCGCCGCTGCTCTCTTTGGATTGCATTCTGTTTGCACATTAGCTTtccagagtcatctctcctgtctgttttcattctctcttccttttgttctacaTTTGGGAAGACTTTTCAACCTTGTCCTCTGACCCAAAGAAAGGCTGCGTGCAGCAGCTTGTTCATCTTTTGGTGGcgttcatttcttcttttgatggtGTGCCGAGAAACTATCGCTAAACCGTTATTCACTGTTTATCTgtgaatttttaatgtatttctgtatattgaaataCTGCTTTAACTTGACAGGTAAAATtatccagtgattttttttttaaactgcttttgtttatttctgtgttcatAGAAATTTATGTGGGCTAGTTTAATACAGCTTGCTAACAAATGCATGGCTTGTCATGCTCTGAGCGGTCAGGAGAGCACTCAGCATCCACTCTTTACAGGGTGCAATCTAATCCTCACTCACTGAGGCTGCTCGTCAGCGGGTCTCTTGACCTATGCTTCCTATCTGAGATTGGATATCCTTTGAGCAGCATCCCTTCATTCATCCCTTCTTCATCCATCACCCTCAGTTACCTTAGTAACCACTGTTCTGCCCTCTACCCCAATGAGATCACCTTCTTTAGAGTGAGACCATGAAGGATTTGTCTTTGACTCTCTGGACTCTGTGGTTCCATCCATGTTGCAGCCATAATAAGATTTTATGTTTAATGGCTAAGTagtatttctgtctctgttcccgTCTCCAGTCCTGACTCTGTGCTTATCACGTTTTCTTTGGCCCTAAAATCTGTGGTTTTGTTAAACTTGGTATTCTACTTCTGCTTCCTAGGCAACTGAGAAAGTGGGgtgattggggtgggggtgggggacctaGACGAGCAATTTTACAAGATGCATCCCTTGCCTGCTTCCTTGGCAGGTCCCTATAGGTTCACAAGGGGTCTAGATGGGAAAAGAGGTTGTTCTAGGTATGTGGGTCTCTGCTTCAGGCAGACCCTCAGACCCTGCCTGTACTGCAATCCCCTCCGACCCTCAGAGACCTctcctgttctcctcctcctctttccccatgTTTGGTATCAAGAGTCAGAGGTGGTTGAAGTAGAACCCATTCAAAAACTCAATGCAGGCCACAACAGGAAATTTCAAATGTCTGTGCCTTTTCTTGTCTGTGTAGACCTGATGAAGCTGACTTGTATGGCCCATGCCTTTGGGAGTCTCTTGTGAAGGGCTGTTGCATTTCTTTACAATCTCTGCCCACCTCTTGTCATCTCAGACGTGGCATTAGACTCGCAGATACTTGTCTGGTAAATAGAAGAACCTTTAAGGGAAATTCTCAGACATTCTGACCCAGTGGTTACAGCCCAAGATGATTTCCTCTGTTTCCATTGCCTttgttttagattatttattcCTCCTCTCCTATAAAAAGCCAGCTTTTAAGGGAATCCAGCACATTTGTATAAGAGATGGAaaacctccatttttttttttttctatattctttgGTCCAGCCAGCTCTCCAGTAGTGGATTAGACAGACTGGTGGTTGTTCATTTTTGCTTCTGTTGCTAATACAGTAGGTAGTCATTCAGttaaaaatgatagaaaacagAACCGATTTAGCTCTCTTATTTATGTTCAAGAAcagcatgaataaataaaatcatgtgaTCCTTTTTAAATTCCAGCTGGGAATCTTAACCTCATTTCTTCATCTGTCCTGAGCGGGCTTTGGTTCTGTGTTTAGCTCTTTTACATTTACAGGGTACCTTTCTGTGATATTCTTTCCTCTGGGACTGCTGTTCAGTTGAAGTATTTAAAAAGATACAGATTGATAGTTATAATTTGAACTCTAAAATTACAGAAAGGAATAATAGTTCCACTTAGCATTTGTGGACATAGGAACTCCATCCTATTTCATGAGCTATTAGCATTGTTCAGTCTTGTTTCCATTACTGAGAGCGGCGCCTTCAGACAACACACATCATAAACTACAAACATACTAACATTTTTATTCAGAAGCAAAGCCTACCAggaaacacaataaaaaatattgttttgtaGCAATACTCATTTCCAACACAGAAGAGAATCACTCTCCTCCTCTTGTACTGTATTCAATATATTTGGTGTTTAACTGAATTAAGACGGTTTCTGAAaccaaatgcctctccagctttgGGACAACTTCAAAGATTGTCTAAGAGACTCTGATGGCATTTTAGGAGAGTTTGTTCCTTGAGGGAGAAGCCTTGTCTTGATAAACCCTTGAGAAAGGGTTTACTCTTCACGTGAGTGTAGAGTGGGCATTTATGTATCATAATCAAGTTTTATTTTGGAATTATTTGAGTACCACTTGCCTATGGAGAGGTCTCAAGCTGTTGGTATTCATTTTGTTATTGTAGTCTTTTGCCACCAGAGGGCAGTATTGTAGAGGTTAAATTTTTCTCAACCATCCTGCAGACTGTATATAACCTGTAATTGGACTTCTGGCCTTAATTTTATAGTATGTTAAAGTATACTCTTCATTGATGCGTcttcacatatatttaaattattagaGGTAATTTCCCCTAGGGTTAAGCTACTTTACATCCTTATTTATCTAAGGACCATGGTTTGCTGGCATTATCTGCTCGCCGTGACTGTTAGGAGAAGGGTGCCTTCAGCATCTCTTGAATGGTGAACCATCAAATTCTCTCCTCATTTTTACTGGTTCTGGCCATACTGCAAAGAGCAAAGGCTGCATATTATTAAGGAGTTTATGCTTTTTTTAAACCGTCCCTGACGGTATTTCAATCTCTCCAGTTTAAGAAGACTGAGAATTGCGTCTTGGCGGAATTGAGATCTCACTTCAAGAACCCTTGGCCTTAGGGACTAGCTGAAAATAGATCTGTTTGGGGTTGGCCCTGTAGATTGACTTTTCTAGCTATAAATGGAAGGAGACATAATTACTGGTGCAGTTAGGGGAAGGAGATTTTAAGGCTTACAACTCTGGGGCCGTTTGGGGAAGGTTCCCTACATTTTATCTTGTAGATTCCTTTGACTCGTTTATTTACCTACCaaggaaaaaatacaatattGTTCTTTGCACATAACCGATAAAATTTTATGTGGAGCTAtctcccaccaaaaaaaaaaaaaaaagcaaatgtaatATTCCTATGAAATTCATTAGCAAGAAAAAGGAATTCCTGCCGCAGGATTATTATCCTTGCACAGAGCACAGCCTCTGTAGCCTCCCGTTAGTGCTTCTTGTAAGAACCCAATAATTGAAATCGAGACGCTGGCGTTCCTGAGTCTTAGTGGTGGGACTGGGCATGCCCAGTAGCCCGGCTGGGTCTGGTTGCAAAGAGCAAGCTTGCGGGCAGGGTACAGCGCCGCCGCAGGGACTAGCCGCTTTGGAGACGGGGGTCTGACTCCCTTAGACGTAAGCGTGCGGGCACCGGGTGCTTTCGGGGACCCCGACGCGAGCCTCGGAGGAGGTGGCgcccagccccctccctcccctccctcccctccccgccGCCGCGGGCACCGGGAGGGACCGCAGCCCGGGAGCGTGGGGCGGGCCTATGGCGCGGCCAATCGGCGCGGCGCCTGCCTGCCTATATGTGGCGCCGGGGCCGGGCGGCCTCCTCTAGAGGAGTGGAGCCGGCAGCCGGGTCGGACTGAGCTGCTGCAGACGCCGCCGGGTCACTCGAGCCAGCACTGCCGTTCTCACGCCCCGAGCTGCAGACTAGACAGCTAGGAGGCTTTATCTAGTTTCATCCAGGCTACCCGAGCTCGCTCCTTCCCTCCCgcgctctttttttttccacgaggctgtttttaaaatttggctGCAATTGCATGAAATCCCAATGGTGTAGACCAGTGGCGATGGATCTAGGAGTTTACCAACTGAGACATTTTTCAATCTCTTTCTTGTCGTCTTTGCTGGGAACCGAAAACGCTTCCGTGAGACTTGACAATAGGTAAATGTCAGCTGGGATAGTTGGTTTACGTTGGCTCGGAGTAAATTGACTTGCGGTAATGCAGGTACCAGATAGCCATGCGAATTCCTTTGTCCATGCCTAGGGTTACTGTGACATAGATGTTGCTTTTTGAAATGGCCAGAAGATCCTTATTTTCGTAGATCTGGCTCGAGAGCAGgctttcttctattatgtaataATTTAGTCCTTTGTGGCTCCCTAAAATAGGGAAATGCCTGGATAGTGTATGGCTGGTATTTTCTGGAGTGTGATGCATTTTGTAGCGTTTAAGAATACTCAAACTATGATGCTAGTAACGTCAttcgaattcagagatctgtcctTATCCTGGATGTTAAAAGATCAATTCCATTTATCGATgatcttttttttattctctcttccaGCTCTGGTGCAAGTGTGGTAGCTATCGACAACAAAATAGAGCAAGCTATGGTATGTACTGATTTAAAATTACTTGTCCTCAATGTGGGCACAGCACAAAAACCGAGATGTCTTGGAAAGGACTAGTGCATCCCTTAGCTAAATCCAGACGGTGCTGGTTGTTCTTCGTACAGTCAGAAACCAGCACTAGCTCGCTCTCTCCTGCCAGCGTGGAAAGAAGCCACATATCCTCACGGCTGCCACGGAAGGAGAAGAAGGGCCCCGGGTTCTGAGCGGGGCCCTGCCCTGGACCCATTCACTCAGTGTCGGGATAAGAAGGCAGTAGCCCAGCTTCTTCGTTGCTCGTCTTGGGAGcaccttcagcaatgtggcttTACTGGGAACCCTGAGATTTTACTGGGGAGCTGGgagggttggtgtccccatcgaGGGCAGCTGGGTAAGGGGTCCCTAGACCACACCAGAACCTCTGGCGAGGTGCTTCGGCCGCACAAAGGAGGGGAATGGGAGAAAAGTTTGGTCTTTCTCGGCCTGCGCCTGGATTTCTCCTATTTTTTATTTCCGCCTTGGTCGTTCTTTGTTATTGGAGCAGCGCCTGTGGCTCTTCTCACGGGATTCTCTGCCCACTGTTGCTAGGCAAACTCTGAACCTTTAATTCAGAGCTATAAATAACTCGGCCTCCCATTGGCTACGACGTCTGCCCAGGTTTCTGTGATGTCAGCTTAATCAGGGGGGATGCGGGGGGAGTAGAGGTGGAGGGAAGAAAATGCGGCAACACGCTCTGTAGGAACTGGCTGCAGCCGGTGCGAGGGAGGGAGGAGACGCTCCCTGCGCTGGGAGGGCCTGGGGGCGGGGAAGCGGCCACTGGGCCTTGGGCCTGGATGAGAACACAGGGCCTGAACGCAGCCCCGGTGCGGTTTGCCATCTTGAATTGGAAACTGGTCTGTAGACGTCATTGGCTCATGTCTGCAGAGAAACTCTGGAGACTTTTGAAAAGCTTGGTCATGTATACGTTAAACTTAAGTATTGCACGGTTGTGATTATGCGCAGATTTCCACAAGTGTGCGTTAGTGCTCTTTGGAGGTAGAATGCATAATTGGTTAGGGAGAGCTAAGCAAGGCATTCAGAAAAGCCAGAGTCCAGGACCTAGTAAGctaaagcctttctttccctcttgttTCCAGGATCTGGTGAAAAGCCATTTGATGTATGCAGTAAGAGAGGAAGTGGAGGTTCTGAAGGAGCAGATCAAAGAACTAATAGAGAAAAACTCCCAGCTGGAGCAGGAGAACAATCTGTTGAAGACACTGGCCAGTCCGGAGCAGCTCGCCCAGTTTCAGGCCCAGCTGCAGACTGGCTCCCCTCCGGCCACCACGCAGCCACAGGGGACCACACAGCCCCCTGCGCAGCCAGCGTCCCAGGGCTCAGGATCAACCGCATAGCCTGCTATGCCCCAACAGAACTGGCTGCTGTTGTCTGGACTGAACAGACGGAAGAAGAAGATGTGCTAGCGAGAAGCCACCTCCACAGTCACCCATTTCATTGCTGCCTACGAAAGAGACGTGAGACTCACACGCTGCTCTCGCTTTCTCCCCAGTATTAAGCACTCATATGCTTTTGGCTTGAAGAAATGTACTAGTTGAGTGAATTAAAGGTTAATCAGAGAGTGAGCATGGATGTACCCTGTGCACTGTGGCAGATGTCTGAGGAATGGTTTAATTGTCGCTGAGGAGCTGTGTGCCTTTTCAACCCTCCCCAGCCNNNNNNNNNNNNNNNNNNNNNNNNNNNNNNNNNNNNNNNNNNNNNNNNNNNNNNNNNNNNNNNNNNNNNNNNNNNNNNNNNNNNNNNNNNNNNNNNNNNNNNNNNNNNNNNNNNNNNNNNNNNNNNNNNNNNNNNNNNNNNNNNNNNNNNNNNNNNNNNNNNNNNNNNNNNNNNNNNNNNNNNNNNNNNNNNNNNNNNNNNNNNNNNNNNNNNNNNNNNNNNNNNNNNNNNNNNNNNNNNNNNNNNNNNNNNNNNNNNNNNNNNNNNNNNNNNNNNNNNNNNNNNNNNNNNNNNNNNNNNNNNNNNNNNNNNNNNNNNNNNNNNNNNNNNNNNNNNNNNNNNNNNNNNNNNNNNNNNNNNNNNNNNNNNNNNNNNNNNNNNNNNNNNNNN contains:
- the Tsc22d1 gene encoding TSC22 domain family protein 1 isoform X4 — translated: MKSQWCRPVAMDLGVYQLRHFSISFLSSLLGTENASVRLDNSSGASVVAIDNKIEQAMDLVKSHLMYAVREEVEVLKEQIKELIEKNSQLEQENNLLKTLASPEQLAQFQAQLQTGSPPATTQPQGTTQPPAQPASQGSGSTA
- the Tsc22d1 gene encoding TSC22 domain family protein 1 isoform X5, with the translated sequence MDLVKSHLMYAVREEVEVLKEQIKELIEKNSQLEQENNLLKTLASPEQLAQFQAQLQTGSPPATTQPQGTTQPPAQPASQGSGSTA